One genomic window of Nicotiana sylvestris chromosome 10, ASM39365v2, whole genome shotgun sequence includes the following:
- the LOC104223224 gene encoding pentatricopeptide repeat-containing protein At3g06430, chloroplastic, which yields MTIDKKMTTNSFSLSSSSSLFSSALLPPAGGNLRRLFHFRQPLTITAAGATSFSVAFPKKKHWKQGEYPGFTEQTGSHNKKRTPIKNIKKKLDRKNNATAWVNTVTEALSYHIDKKQWLQALQVFKMLKEQPFYQLKESTYMKLLVLLGKCGQPGQAQQLFDTMIEEGLEPTTEFYTALVGAYCRSNIIDKAFTILHRMIELPHCQPDVYTYSILIKACVDASRFDLVESLYEQMAERSVVPNTVTQNIVLSGYGRAGKYEEMEKVLSGMLESMSSRPDIWTMNTILSLFGNKGQIEMMEKWYEKFRSFGIDPETRTFNILIGAYGKKRMYDKMSSVMEYMRKLSFPWTTSTYNNVIEAFSDIGDAKHMEYTFDQMRTEGVRADTKTFCCLIRGYANADLFPKVINTVQLAGKLEIPENTSFFNSVIYACAKAEDLVEMERVFKRMKDKQCRPDDTTYSVMVDAYRKEGMTDKIYDLEQEKQMMSASKFNDSVSGDEKQELMPT from the exons ATGACAATAGACAAAAAAATGACAACCAATTCCTTTTCTTTATCTTCCTCATCTTCTCTCTTTTCCTCAGCTCTACTTCCTCCCGCCGGCGGTAACCTTCGCCGTCTCTTCCACTTCCGGCAGCCACTCACTATCACCGCCGCCGGCGCCACTTCTTTTTCAGTGGCATTTCCAAAGAAAAAGCACTGGAAACAAGGTGAATATCCTGGTTTTACTGAACAAACTGGGTCCCATAACAAGAAAAGAACACCTATTAAGAATATTAAGAAAAAATTGGACAGAAAAAATAATGCTACAGCTTGGGTTAATACTGTTACTGAAGCTCTCTCTTATCATATTGATAAAAAACAATGGCTTCAAGCGCTTCAG GTATTTAAAATGTTAAAGGAACAACCCTTTTATCAATTGAAAGAAAGTACGTACATGAAGCTTCTTGTTCTTCTTGGGAAATGCGGGCAGCCAGGGCAAGCACAGCAACTTTTTGACAcaatgattgaagagggattggAACCCACTACAGAATTCTATACAGCCTTGGTTGGTGCTTACTGTAGAAGCAACATAATTGACAAGGCATTTACTATTCTTCACCGGATGATCGAGCTCCCTCATTGTCAGCCAGATGTTTATACATACAGTATATTAATTAAGGCATGTGTGGATGCATCCCGATTTGATCTGGTTGAGTCTCTTTATGAACAAATGGCTGAACGTTCCGTAGTTCCTAACACTGTCACTCAAAATATAGTCTTGAGTGGTTACGGGAGGGCAGGGAAATATGAAGAAATGGAGAAAGTGCTTTCAGGAATGCTTGAGAGCATGAGCAGCAGACCTGATATATGGACAATGAACACTATTCTGAGCTTATTTGGCAACAAGGGGCAGATTGAAATGATGGAAAAATGGTATGAAAAATTTCGTAGTTTTGGTATTGATCCAGAGACGCGAACATTTAATATCCTTATTGGTGCTTATGGGAAGAAAAGGATGTATGATAAGATGTCATCGGTGATGGAGTACATGCGTAAACTCTCATTTCCATGGACAACATCAACTTACAACAATGTCATCGAGGCGTTTTCAGATATAGGTGATGCAAAGCATATGGAGTACACATTTGATCAAATGCGTACTGAAGGCGTGAGAGCTGACACCAAGACATTTTGCTGTCTCATTAGAGGATATGCAAATGCAGACCTTTTTCCTAAGGTGATCAACACTGTCCAATTAGCAGGGAAGTTGGAGATCCCTGAAAACACTTCTTTTTTCAATTCTGTTATTTATGCTTGTGCAAAGGCAGAGGACTTAGTGGAGATGGAGAGAGTTTTCAAGCGAATGAAAGATAAGCAGTGCCGACCAGATGACACAACTTACTCTGTTATGGTTGATGCATATAGGAAGGAAGGTATGACAGACAAAATCTATGATTTGGAGCAAGAAAAGCAGATGATGTCTGCCTCAAAGTTCAATGACAGTGTTAGTGGTGACGAGAAGCAAGAGTTAATGCCTACTTGA
- the LOC104223223 gene encoding pto-interacting protein 1 isoform X3 translates to MSCFSCCEEDEMHRAADNGPFMSHNSAGNNGGQRATESAQKEMQTVNIQPIAVPSIAVDELKDITDNFGTKSLIGEGSYGRVYHGVLKSGRAAAIKKLDSSKQPDREFLAQVSMVSRLKDENVVELLGYCVDGGLRVLAYEYAPNGSLHDILHGRKGVKGAQPGPVLSWAQRVKIAVGAARGLEYLHEKAQPHIIHRDIKSSNILLFDDDVAKIADFDLSNQAPDMAARLHSTRVLGTFGYHAPEYAMTGQLSSKSDVYSFGVVLLELLTGRKPVDHTLPRGQQSLVTWATPRLSEDKVKQCVDARLNTEYPPKAVAKMAAVAALCVQYEADFRPNMSIVVKALQPLLPRPVPS, encoded by the exons ATGAGCTGCTTTAGTTGTTGTGAGGAGGATGAAATGCACAGAGCTGCTGATAATGGGCCATTCATGTCACACAATTCAGCTG GCAACAATGGAGGTCAGCGTGCCACAGAAAGTGCACAAAAAGAGATGCAGACTGTGAACATCCAGCCCATTGCTGTTCCTTCCATTGCTGTTGATGAGTTGAAGGACATCACCGATAACTTTGGTACGAAATCTTTGATAGGTGAGGGATCATATGGAAGGGTATACCATGGTGTCTTGAAAAGCGGCAGGGCTGCAGCCATTAAAAAGTTAGACTCGAGTAAGCAGCCTGATCGAGAATTTTTAGCTCAG GTCTCAATGGTCTCAAGACTAAAAGATGAAAATGTGGTTGAATTGCTCGGTTATTGTGTGGATGGCGGTCTTCGTGTGCTAGCCTATGAGTATGCCCCAAATGGATCTCTTCATGACATTCTTCACG GAAGAAAAGGTGTGAAGGGTGCGCAGCCAGGTCCAGTATTGTCATGGGCTCAACGAGTTAAAATTGCAGTTGGGGCTGCAAGAGGACTGGAGTACTTGCATGAAAAAGCGCAGCCTCATATCATTCATCGTGATATTAAATCTAGCAACATTTTGCTCTTTGATGATGATGTCGCTAAGATAGCGGATTTTGATTTATCAAATCAAGCCCCTGATATGGCAGCTCGTCTTCATTCCACACGTGTTCTAGGAACCTTTGGTTATCATGCACCGGA ATATGCAATGACTGGTCAGTTGAGTTCAAAGAGTGATGTTTACAGCTTTGGTGTTGTGCTACTGGAACTACTTACTGGCCGTAAACCTGTAGATCATACATTGCCACGTGGGCAACAGAGTCTTGTAACTTGG GCAACGCCAAGACTTAGTGAAGATAAAGTGAAGCAGTGTGTTGATGCTAGGCTAAATACAGAATACCCACCCAAGGCAGTCGCAAAG ATGGCTGCAGTTGCTGCCTTGTGCGTGCAATATGAAGCTGATTTCCGCCCAAATATGAGCATTGTAGTAAAGGCTCTTCAGCCTCTGTTGCCTCGACCTGTACCAAGTTGA
- the LOC104223223 gene encoding pto-interacting protein 1 isoform X1, with translation MIIILTGEYFIGNNGGQRATESAQKEMQTVNIQPIAVPSIAVDELKDITDNFGTKSLIGEGSYGRVYHGVLKSGRAAAIKKLDSSKQPDREFLAQVSMVSRLKDENVVELLGYCVDGGLRVLAYEYAPNGSLHDILHGRKGVKGAQPGPVLSWAQRVKIAVGAARGLEYLHEKAQPHIIHRDIKSSNILLFDDDVAKIADFDLSNQAPDMAARLHSTRVLGTFGYHAPEYAMTGQLSSKSDVYSFGVVLLELLTGRKPVDHTLPRGQQSLVTWATPRLSEDKVKQCVDARLNTEYPPKAVAKMAAVAALCVQYEADFRPNMSIVVKALQPLLPRPVPS, from the exons ATGATCAT AATCCTAACTGGAGAATATTTCATAGGCAACAATGGAGGTCAGCGTGCCACAGAAAGTGCACAAAAAGAGATGCAGACTGTGAACATCCAGCCCATTGCTGTTCCTTCCATTGCTGTTGATGAGTTGAAGGACATCACCGATAACTTTGGTACGAAATCTTTGATAGGTGAGGGATCATATGGAAGGGTATACCATGGTGTCTTGAAAAGCGGCAGGGCTGCAGCCATTAAAAAGTTAGACTCGAGTAAGCAGCCTGATCGAGAATTTTTAGCTCAG GTCTCAATGGTCTCAAGACTAAAAGATGAAAATGTGGTTGAATTGCTCGGTTATTGTGTGGATGGCGGTCTTCGTGTGCTAGCCTATGAGTATGCCCCAAATGGATCTCTTCATGACATTCTTCACG GAAGAAAAGGTGTGAAGGGTGCGCAGCCAGGTCCAGTATTGTCATGGGCTCAACGAGTTAAAATTGCAGTTGGGGCTGCAAGAGGACTGGAGTACTTGCATGAAAAAGCGCAGCCTCATATCATTCATCGTGATATTAAATCTAGCAACATTTTGCTCTTTGATGATGATGTCGCTAAGATAGCGGATTTTGATTTATCAAATCAAGCCCCTGATATGGCAGCTCGTCTTCATTCCACACGTGTTCTAGGAACCTTTGGTTATCATGCACCGGA ATATGCAATGACTGGTCAGTTGAGTTCAAAGAGTGATGTTTACAGCTTTGGTGTTGTGCTACTGGAACTACTTACTGGCCGTAAACCTGTAGATCATACATTGCCACGTGGGCAACAGAGTCTTGTAACTTGG GCAACGCCAAGACTTAGTGAAGATAAAGTGAAGCAGTGTGTTGATGCTAGGCTAAATACAGAATACCCACCCAAGGCAGTCGCAAAG ATGGCTGCAGTTGCTGCCTTGTGCGTGCAATATGAAGCTGATTTCCGCCCAAATATGAGCATTGTAGTAAAGGCTCTTCAGCCTCTGTTGCCTCGACCTGTACCAAGTTGA
- the LOC104223223 gene encoding pto-interacting protein 1 isoform X2, giving the protein MQTVNIQPIAVPSIAVDELKDITDNFGTKSLIGEGSYGRVYHGVLKSGRAAAIKKLDSSKQPDREFLAQVSMVSRLKDENVVELLGYCVDGGLRVLAYEYAPNGSLHDILHGRKGVKGAQPGPVLSWAQRVKIAVGAARGLEYLHEKAQPHIIHRDIKSSNILLFDDDVAKIADFDLSNQAPDMAARLHSTRVLGTFGYHAPEYAMTGQLSSKSDVYSFGVVLLELLTGRKPVDHTLPRGQQSLVTWATPRLSEDKVKQCVDARLNTEYPPKAVAKMAAVAALCVQYEADFRPNMSIVVKALQPLLPRPVPS; this is encoded by the exons ATGCAGACTGTGAACATCCAGCCCATTGCTGTTCCTTCCATTGCTGTTGATGAGTTGAAGGACATCACCGATAACTTTGGTACGAAATCTTTGATAGGTGAGGGATCATATGGAAGGGTATACCATGGTGTCTTGAAAAGCGGCAGGGCTGCAGCCATTAAAAAGTTAGACTCGAGTAAGCAGCCTGATCGAGAATTTTTAGCTCAG GTCTCAATGGTCTCAAGACTAAAAGATGAAAATGTGGTTGAATTGCTCGGTTATTGTGTGGATGGCGGTCTTCGTGTGCTAGCCTATGAGTATGCCCCAAATGGATCTCTTCATGACATTCTTCACG GAAGAAAAGGTGTGAAGGGTGCGCAGCCAGGTCCAGTATTGTCATGGGCTCAACGAGTTAAAATTGCAGTTGGGGCTGCAAGAGGACTGGAGTACTTGCATGAAAAAGCGCAGCCTCATATCATTCATCGTGATATTAAATCTAGCAACATTTTGCTCTTTGATGATGATGTCGCTAAGATAGCGGATTTTGATTTATCAAATCAAGCCCCTGATATGGCAGCTCGTCTTCATTCCACACGTGTTCTAGGAACCTTTGGTTATCATGCACCGGA ATATGCAATGACTGGTCAGTTGAGTTCAAAGAGTGATGTTTACAGCTTTGGTGTTGTGCTACTGGAACTACTTACTGGCCGTAAACCTGTAGATCATACATTGCCACGTGGGCAACAGAGTCTTGTAACTTGG GCAACGCCAAGACTTAGTGAAGATAAAGTGAAGCAGTGTGTTGATGCTAGGCTAAATACAGAATACCCACCCAAGGCAGTCGCAAAG ATGGCTGCAGTTGCTGCCTTGTGCGTGCAATATGAAGCTGATTTCCGCCCAAATATGAGCATTGTAGTAAAGGCTCTTCAGCCTCTGTTGCCTCGACCTGTACCAAGTTGA
- the LOC104223221 gene encoding probable receptor-like protein kinase At5g18500: protein MASDLNFQLSKKTHIFHLKVWVLLAIFVGLFIVIILLLLPFCFSRKKSRKFHDTLPISQIPDVSKEIRVDQNSASKYGGLYRNPLAYQDTYSEKDSDKLLAHSNIDKMKDFDITSQSDSFTYLDKDGTFESGENGAAGTVYHPSHPTNVPSPLSGLPEFSHLGWGHWFTLRDLETATNKFSKENIIGEGGYGIVYRGQLINGTEVAVKKLLNNLGQAEKEFHVEVEAIGHVRHKNLVRLLGYCIEGTHRLLVYEYVNNGNLEQWLHGAMRQHGYLTWEARMKILLGTAKALAYLHEAIEPKVVHRDIKSSNILIDDDFNAKISDFGLAKLLGAGKSHITTRVMGTFGYVAPEYANSGLLNEKSDVYSYGVVLLEAITGRDPVDYGRPAPEVNLVDWLKMMVGSKRSEEVVDPTIETRPSTTALKRALLTTLRCLDPDSDKRPTMSQVVRMLESEEYPIPREGRRRRKSQTGAEETESHNRKSNTDSSEKPILTMKSRSDK, encoded by the exons ATGGCATCTGATCTTAATTTCCAACTGTCTAAGAAAACCCATATATTCCATCTAAAGGTGTGGGTTTTATTAGCCATCTTTGTAGGACTTTTTATTGTAATCATTCTTTTGCTGCTGCCGTTTTGTTTTTCTCGTAAGAAATCCAGAAAGTTTCATGATACACTACCCATAAGCCAAATTCCTGATGTGTCTAAAGAAATAAGGGTTGATCAAAATTCAGCAAGCAAATACGGCGGCCTTTATAGGAATCCCCTTGCATATCAGGACACATACAGTGAGAAAGATTCAGATAAGCTTTTGGCTCATTCAAATATTGACAAGATGAAAGATTTTGACATTACCAGTCAATCAGACTCATTTACTTATTTAGACAAAGACGGAACATTTGAGTCAGGGGAAAATGGAGCTGCTGGAACAGTATATCATCCTTCACATCCTACGAATGTCCCGTCCCCTTTATCCGGTCTACCTGAATTCTCTCACTTGGGTTGGGGCCATTGGTTTACTCTGCGCGACCTTGAAACGGCGACTAACAAGTTTTCTAAGGAAAATATAATTGGAGAGGGTGGTTATGGCATTGTTTATCGGGGACAGCTGATCAACGGAACTGAAGTTGCTGTTAAAAAGCTACTGAATAATTT AGGACAAGCAGAGAAAGAATTTCATGTGGAAGTTGAGGCTATTGGTCATGTGCGACATAAAAATTTGGTTAGACTTTTGGGCTACTGTATTGAAGGAACTCACAG GTTATTGGTTTATGAGTACGTAAACAATGGGAATTTAGAGCAATGGCTACATGGAGCTATGCGACAGCATGGGTACCTTACATGGGAAGCCCGGATGAAGATTCTCCTTGGCACCGCTAAAGC TCTTGCATATTTACACGAGGCAATTGAGCCCAAGGTGGTGCATCGCGACATAAAGTCAAGCAACATATTGATAGATGATGACTTCAACGCAAAAATTTCTGATTTTGGCCTGGCCAAGTTGCTGGGTGCGGGGAAGAGTCACATTACAACCAGAGTTATGGGCACTTTTGG ATATGTAGCTCCTGAGTATGCAAATAGCGGTCTCCTGAATGAGAAGAGTGATGTGTATAGCTATGGCGTTGTGCTTCTAGAAGCCATCACCGGAAGAGATCCAGTGGATTATGGTCGCCCTGCTCCCGAG GTAAATCTTGTCGATTGGCTCAAGATGATGGTTGGCAGCAAACGCTCAGAAGAAGTGGTTGATCCAACAATCGAGACAAGGCCTTCCACAACTGCCCTTAAACGAGCTCTGTTAACAACTTTAAGATGTCTCGATCCAGATTCTGATAAAAGGCCTACAATGAGTCAAGTTGTTCGAATGCTTGAATCTGAGGAATATCCAATACCACGAGAG GGTCGAAGACGGAGAAAGAGCCAGACAGGTGCTGAAGAAACAGAATCTCATAATCGGAAGTCTAACACAGATAGCAGTGAAAAACCAATTTTGACGATGAAGAGTAGAAGCGATAAATAA